The genomic region GAAACTTTAAAACATAGGATGACCATATAATGGTGGAAGTATTGAGATGGTAATGGACGATGTGTGGACTGAGAAGTACAGGCCGAAGACTTTAGACGACGTCATCGGGCAGGAGCAAATCGTCAGGCGGCTCAAGTCATACGTAAAATCCGGGAACCTGCCGCACCTGCTCTTTTCGGGGCCGCCGGGCGTGGGGAAGACCGCGTGCGCCGTCGCCCTGGCGAAGGACATGTTCGGCGATGCATGGCAGAATAATTTTATAGAGCTGAACGCCTCGGATGAGCGGGGCATAGAAGTCGTCCGTAACAATATAAAGAATTTTGCGAGGACCTCCCCTCTAGGGGAGGCCAGGTTTAAGGTCATTTTCCTGGATGAGGCGGACGCCCTCACAGCGGACGCCCAGTCGGCATTGAGGCGTACCATGGAGCGCTATACAGCAACGTGCCGGTTCATCATCTCATGCAACTATTCCTCTAAAATCATCGAGCCGATCCAGTCGAGGTGCGCTATCTACAGGTTTGGCCTGCTCGGCCCGAAGGACGTCGAGACGATGGTCAGGCGCATCGAGAAGGGCGAACACATAAAGGTCAGCCCTGACGGTCTGGAGGCCCTCATATACGTGGCGAGGGGGGACATGCGGAGGGCTATCAACGCGCTGCAATCCGCCTCGACGGTGACGAAACACGTCACTGCTGACGTAGTTTTTGAGACCATGAGCATTGCCAGGCCTAAAGAGATAGAGGACATGCTGAAGCTCGCCCTCAACGGGCAGTTCATGGACGCGAGGAATAAGCTTGACGACCTCTTGATTAAGTATGGACTTTCCGGAAACGATGTCGTCGACCAGATCTATTCCGCCATGTTCGCGCTTGGGCTGGATGAAGGCGTGCTGGTCGACCTGGTGGACAGGATTGGCGAGGCCGACTTCCGGCTCACTGAAGGGGCGAACGAGCGCATACAGGTAGAGGCTTTGCTGGCGCACTTTAAGATGCATGGCGAGGCCATGAAAAAATAGGGTTATTTATTATTGATTAGCTGGGCGTATGCCTCATCGATATAAGCCTCTACGCTAAGTTTTTTCTCCTTTGCGATGGCCAGCGCTGCGACTTCTGGCGTCACCAGCCCCCCGTATTGTTCTCGCTTTTTGGCGGCCATTTCAAGGGCGGCCTCACGGCTCATTCCTGCCGATATAAGCAGGTCGATGGTCCTGTCGAACAGGCTTCTACATGTCAATTTCAACCTGAAGTCCCGCGGAACCTGGGCCTCCTTGACGTTGAACGTCGGCACGAGCTTTCCACCTTCTTCTTTTAGTAGTCCCTCCCTTAATGCAATATCAATGGCTTCTCTGCTCTCATCAGGCGTTAACCATTTCAGCTCATAAGCCAGGGCAAAGGTGAACTCTGTACGGCTGAGGCGAGACTTACCCCTGCCCTTGAATACGTGAGCTATCGCATTTTTGAGGCCGTCTACATCCACTTTTTCTTCCATGATAGAAGGCAAAGCCTGCCTCACGGCTTACTCCTTGAAATGCTCCATGACCGTCTCAATGGTATCCGCGACTTCCTCGGGCAGCGTCCTTCCCTGCCCGTGGATGCCGGCTATCTTCAGCGTGAGGTCGCCGTCCAGCGTCGCCCTCACCAGGAAGACGTCGTCTACAAGCGACATCTTATCATAATTCTTATCCATATACGTGTAGCCGACCGTGACCCTGTAATCGACCGTTCCCTTTTCTGGGACTTCCGGCAGGATAGCGGGAAGGGTTATCTGGCTAAGCGGCTTGAAATCCAGCTTATTCTCCACTATGTGGACGGTCACGTCCCTCCTTGCCTTCACTGTGCCCGGATTCCTCTTAACGTTCGGTCCGACGGTGTCGAACTCCATGTGGCCAGACTTTCCATACATGCTCGCCATCACCCTTGTTAGGTACTTCAAATCACGGTTAAATCCATAATGCCGCTCGAGGTCGACTTTCTGGGGAAAACGATAATACAGCCTATCCATAAAACCCATGCTCCTACGCTGTTTTTATAGTAATTGAATGGGTTTTAGCGCCATAAACTTTACGTACGCCACATATGTAGTATCATATGCTCTTCAAGCGTTAATAACACGGACATTCAAGGGTAAATCCGCTATAAACATAAGTTGGGTTCTAGTACTTTTACGCGGACTTCAAGGATGAGGCATATGATAAACATAGTAGAGCTAATGGTTGATAACGAGTTCATGGATATCGATGCTTTAAAGTCCATGTTCTTGCACGGGATACGCGAATACCTATCCAGCCATGGATATGATGTGACCCCTGTTGACCGGAGCGAGTGGTATAGCTTTGAGCGGAAGCTGCTCGTCGACACGAACGCCCCCGAGCCTTATATCAGCAAGGCGGTGGATGCTCAGAACAAAAAGCAAAAGGACGCATATGGCGTGCTCATAAACTAAAGGTCATAGGGGAAGTGGCCTCATTGCACCAGCCATTTTCCCCTTACTCCTCCTACTTTTTAGCATTCTCCAGCACGTCGGATGGCTTGTCTTCCCCTGGCATCTTCTTGAGGTCCTTCGTGGTCTTCGCCGTATCCTCCAGGTCCTTCTTGAGCTGCTTTTCTATGTCAGCGACCTCTGCCCGGAGCTCATCCGGGTTGGGTATCTTGCCCAGGACGTCCTCGGGCTTGCCCACGATGCGCTCCACATCGGTAGCCGCGCCCACCTCGGGGACTTTCTCCTCGGATGCCCCCAGATACTTAGCCGACTGCTCGATTAGCTTCGAGATCTCGAAGGGGAATATTATCTTCGTGGCCTGCCCGCTGGACATCTTCGCGAGCGTGTCGAGCGATAATACGGTCAAGGCCTTCTTGTCCAGGGGGACGGCTCCCAGCGAGATCAGCCGCAGCGCTTGAGCCTGGCCCTGTGCCTGGAGTATGCTTGAAACCCTGGCGCCTTCCGCCTCAAGTATCCTGGACTGCCTCGTGCCCTCCGCCTTCAGGATCATCGCCTGCTTGGCGCCCTCGGCCTCCAGTATGGCGGAGCGCTTATTACCGTCAGCCAGTAAAATAGCAGCCCTCCTGCGCCGCTCGGCAGAAGTCTGCTCCTCCATGGCTGCCTTAACAGGCCCCACGGGGTCTACCTCACGGATCTCCACGGCCTCCACGCGGACGCCCCAGGCGTCCGTCGCCTTATCCAGAATGTCCCTCAGCTTACCATTAATAAGGTCCCTATTATATAAAATCTCATCTAGCTCCATGTCGCCTATGACGCTCCTCAGCGTCGTCTGGGCGAGGGCTATAGTAGCAATCCTGTAGTTGGTAACCTCGAAGTATGCCTTCTCAGGGTCAACCACCTTAATGTACACGATGGCATCCACGTTTGTGGGCGAGTTATCCTTAGTTATCACTTCCTGCTTCGGTATGTCGAGCACCTGGGTGCGCAGGTCCATCTTTATCACGTTGCTGACCAGCGGGAAAACCCAGTTAAAGCCAGGGTTCAGCCGCCCCCTGTACTGGCCCAGCAATATCCACAAGCCCTGCTGGTATGGCTGTATGATGCGTATACCCGAGACCAGGATAAGGATGACTGCCCCTATCACGAATAGTGTTATTAAGACGAACAATACTTCAAACCCAATACCTACTTGTAACAACATCACGATACCCTCTTTACAAACAGGTGCACGCCCGATACGCGTACCACTGCGACCTTCTCGCCTTTCCTGATAGACTCGTCAGAGGTGGCGCTCCACACCTGGGAGTCTATTTTCACCTTGCCGTCTATCGTGTCCGGCACGATGTCATTGACTACCTCCCCGACCTTGCCTGCCAGCGAATCCATGCTGGTCGTAAGCGGCTTCTGCCCTGGTGCCAGCCGCCTGTAAAATGCTATGGTTGCAATGCTCACAACTATCGTTATTATTGCGAACAAGAAAGGGCTCCAAGGATAGGACAGCAGGTCAGGTATTAGTATCATTAGCCCGCCAATGATCACCAGGATGGTGCCCGGCACCACTGCAAAGAATCCCGGCAATACGACTTCTATGAGGAGGAACAACGCCCCCACTAGCAGTAAAACCCAACCCATTTCCATATTGATCAAGCTATTATTAGAGCTCTCAATATATCTATTCTTCCGAGGCTTTATATCTCTTGAAGTTTAATGGGTTATGAGGTATGGATATGCGGGCAGTCAGGATAATGGCCTTGCTTTCCATGGTTGTTGTATTGTCGGGGGCAGCGATAGCGGTCCCTGGGTCCGCCATGCAGGCATCGGACAACGGCAACGCAAGCAGCGGCAGCCTTCCCCTATACTTCATAATCGATAGCACTCTGGGGGCGCACGAGCAGGACATAAAAGATGGCATATTTGAATATGAGTTCGAGGCGGCAAGAAATGACCCGGCGCTTCAGGCATCACTCATCCAAAAGAGGTGCGACGAGCTTAAGTCGGAGGTTAAGAATAGAAAGGAGCTGCTGAGCGCGCTTTTATTAAGGGATGGCGTGATGCGTGGCGACCAGCTCGTGGCAGTGGCCGAAGAGATGAACGCCAGCATAGAGAAGCTGGATGGCCGGTCCAGGAAGCTGGACGGGCGTGCGGCTGGCCTAGGGGCGGCAAATGATAAAAAGGCTTACGAGGACTCCATTATTCCGCTGATGAGCGATTTGAGCAACGCGCAGGGAATGGTGGCGACCATATCGCAGAAGGCCAATAATAAAGGGCCATCCGGCAATGGTAATGGCAATAGAAGATAGCTAAGCCTTTACGCCTTTTTAAAGATGCTATCGAGCAGGGACGCCTTTACGCTACATGATTCGTGATGGCCGCATCGCGCGCACCATTTTCCTTTAATCGCTTCCGGCATCCTGCCCTCGTCCATTTCAAGCACGCGGTTCCTGGCATACAGCGCTCTCCTTTTGTCTTCGTATCGGACTTCAGCCCGCCTTAGGCACCAGCCGGTGACGTATTCGACCGCGCCCTGGCCGCAATCGACGCCATACCTCTCGGAAATGAGCATTGCATAGGCAGCGAGCCGCACTCGGTCCGAGGAGTAGATGCCCGACTCGGGTGGCGTAGAGGCAGAAATAATCACTGGCATCAATCTGCCCTCAATATTAACAACCTTATCGATGGTCCCGGAAAGGCGCAATCTATCAGAATATATTGATAAAGCGGCAGAAGCAGGGGATAATAGCCGTATGAGCGCATAGTCGCCGAGCAGTTGCCTCTCGCGTGCGAGGCCACGCAAGATGTCGGGCATCCTGTCCATCGCTTCCCGGCATGCGGCCTCTATGGCCCGCCCAAAAGGCTCCCCATAAATGGCCAGGGCATCGGAGCCTGAGCGGCGGATAGCCTCGTCGAGGCAGGATTCGGGCATATTTGATGGCATCACTAAAGGCAGGGCATATGATATGGACTTAAATATGCTTGCCCTCACCTCAGCATCGGACACTGGTGAGACGCTTTTGCGCTTAAAATATACGAGCCGTGGGCAAAGGTAATACGAGGCGATATCAGATGCCCTGACATACTTATTTACATATTTATGCACATAATTCCATCACATTATAACCATAAAAAGTTGTCGTCGAGTGCCATGTCTGCCCTGAATATCGTTTAATGCTGTACTAATAAACGACAGCCACGTCAGGAGAGCCTTACCGGGCTTGGGGCGGCGCTCTCCTTTTCGATGACCACTGCCGTGCCGTAGGCCAGCACTTCGGTCATGGACTGCCCTAGCTCTGATGAGTCAAAGCCCACGCTTATTACCGCATTAGCGCCCATTGCCCTTGCGTGTTCCTTCATGCGCTCCAGCGCCTGCTGCCTCGACTGGTTGAGCAAGTCCGAGTACTCGTGGATCTCTCCACCGAAAATAGTCCTGAGGCTTGCCACTATGTTGCCGCCAAGGCCGCGGCTTCTCACGACCAGGCCCCAGGTAAAGCCTAACGTTCTCGATATCTTATAGCCCGATACATAAGGGGTACTTACCACGACGATGTCATCAACCATCCATGAGCCTCCTGTTAAGCACTTTAACCAGTGTAATAAATTATTACACGTGGGCGTTTATCAATGATAATTGATGAGCTTTAACCTTAAAGTTATGCTCCTGTTAATGCTGGCTGTCATCAAAAAGCCCGCATCATCGATAACGTCCACAACATCCAGAAGCTTTTGGGTGAGGAGTATGGCATTTAACAGGCTCGTCATATTGCTGCCCGCCGCCTGATGCCTATACCAGTTTTTCCCGGGCGTACTCGACGGCGTTCCTCCATATGCGGATCCCATCGCCCTCCTCGGGCAGAGGCTCGCCTTTACGCCGATGCTCCTGGCACAGCCTGGCATAGTGGGGATGGTTGGTGATGTGGTTGAATGCTTCGGGGTGTGGCATTAATCCAAACACGCGGCCCGTCTCGTCGCAGATGCCGGCTATGGCGTCGACCGACCCGTTAGGATTCATGGGGAACTCCATCGTAGGCCGGTAGCCCTCGTCCGCATACTGCATGACGACGTGGCCATTTCTCCAGAGCCTGTCCAGCACTGATTTGTCGCCAGGGATGAACTTGCCCTCGCCATGTCTTATAGGTAGATACATCCTCTCTATGCCCCTTGTGAATACGCACTTCGAGGCCGGGTTAAGCTTCAAGTACACCCAGGCGTCCCTGAAGCCCTTATCGTTATAGAATACCGTGCAAGTCTGCTCCTTATAGTTCCCGTCGAAGCCTGGCAGAAGCCCCATCTTCACGAGTATCTGGAATCCATTACAGATGCCGATTATCAGCTTGCCGTCCTCGATAAATCTCAGTATTTGCTCTATCATGGGGCCACTCGGCGTCCTTGCGTAGAGGAGCTTGTTGGCGAACGCCTTGCCGCTACCCAGGTCATCGCCGTATGAGAATCCTCCTGGAAAGTTAAGGATATGGTAGTCCTCTAAATCGTACTTGCCATCGATGACGTCGTTTATGTGTGCTATGGTGGCCTCGGCGCCAGCAAGCTCACTGGCATAAGCCGTCTCCATCTCGCAGTTTATGCCATACCCGGTAAGCACAAGCGACCTTACTCCCATCCTTACCACCTCAGCGGGTATTGCCAGGACTCTTTCAGCGCCCCAATAATAGTGTCAATTACGCGACTTCCCTTTAGGCCTCTTACTAGAAACCTATCGTCAGGCCTTACTGTGCCTATGGACTCGCATTCGACGCCATCCATGGCCTGCCTGAACGCCTTCTCATTCTCGGGGGCCACGGTGACCACGAACCGGCCCGCAGACTCCGAGAAGAGAACCTGGGCGTCCTTGTTGAGCCTTTCCGCAGGTACCCTTAATAGATCAATGTCCATGCCCAGCCCGCCAGCGAAAGCCGTCTCCGCCAGGGCCACGGCCAGGCCCCCGTCTGAGCAGTCGTGGCAGGATGCCACGAGGCCCGCGTCAATGGCCTTCGACAACGCCTGGTAAGTCTTTTTATTTGTAATGGCATCCACTTTTGGCACGCTGTTGCCAATGGCGCCCAGCAAGGCGTAAAACCTGGAGCCCCCCAGCTCATCCTTAGTCTTGCCCACGACGAACACGATATCCCCTGGCGCCTTCGCGTCCATGGTAACGCACTTCCTCACGTCGGGTATGACGCCTATGGCTGAAAACAAAATGGTTGGCGGTATTGAAATCTTATACTCCTTCCCATCCTCGCCCTTCAGCTTGTAATCGTTCTTCATGGAATCCTTGCCCGATATGCATGGCGTGCCATAGGCTATGGTATAGTCGTAGAGTGCCTTGTTCGCCCTTACAAGCTGGGCAAGCTTATAGTGGCCGTCCGGCGTCTTCTCGGGGTCGTATACGGGGTCACACCAGCAGAAGTTGTCGAGCAGCGCGATGCGGTCAAGGCTGGCGCCGACCGCTATGAGGTTCCTGATGGCCTCATCGATGGAGTTGGCCGTCATGTGATACGTGTCAATGTCACCGTAGAAGGGGTTGATGCCGTTGGCGACTGCCAGCCCCTCCATCCTATCCAGGATGGGCCTTATCACCCCCGCATCGCTTGGGCCGTCGTTGTCCTTGCCTACCAGTGGCTTGACCACCGACCCTCCCTGGACTTCGTGGTCGTATTGCCGTATCACCCACTCCTTGCTTGCGATGTTCAAGTCTGATAGCAGGCTCATCAAGTAGCCTGTCAGCCCCTCTTCGGGTAGCTTCGGCTCATCGTGCTTCGGGGCGCTCCACTTCGCCGTCAGGCTCATCCTCGGGAGGCCGTGGTGCAGGAAATCCATGTCAAGGTATGCCACTGTCCTGCCATCGTATAAAACATGGAACCTGCCGCTATTGGTGAACTTTCCTAAGACGGTTGCCTCGACCCCACGGCGCCTGCAGAGCGACATGAAGTCGTCGAGCTTATCCGGCGGCACGGCCAGCGTCATCCGCTCCTGCGCCTCTGATAGAAGGATTTCCCACGGGTCAAGTCCGTGATACTTGAGCGGCGCCTTCTCCAGGTGTAGCTCGCATCCTCCCGCCGACTCGGCCATCTCGCCGACCGAGGATGAGAGGCCTCCGGCCCCGTTATCGGTGATACACTTATACAATCCCATATCACGGGCCTCGAGGAGCATATCGAGCATCTTCTTTTGCGTGATGGGGTCCCCTATCTGGACTGCCGTGGCCGGCGAGCCTTCGTGCAGCTCCTCCGACGAAAAAGTCGCACCGTGTATCCCATCCTTCCCGATGCGGCCGCCCACCATGACTATTAGATCGCCGTCATCGGCCTTCTTCTCATGTGAAGGCCTGCCGTTTATCATGGCGGGCATGAGGCCGATGGAGCCACAGTATACCAGAGGCTTGCCGCCATACCTGTCATCAAACAAAATGGCTCCATTTATGGTAGGGATGCCATTCTTGTTTCCGCCGTCCTTTATGCCCCTCACCACTCCTTCCATTATTCGCCTGGGGTGGAATATGCGGGGCGGCAGCCTGCCCTTATAATATGGAGACGCAAAGCACAGAACATTGGTGTGCGCTATTATCTTCGAGCCCATGCCCGTGCCGGCGGGGTCCCTGTCCACGCCCACTATGCCCGTAATTGCGCCGCCATACGGGTCAAGCGCAGATGGGCTGTTGTGCGTCTCCACCTTGAATGCAACGTTGTAATCCTCAGTAAACCGTATGATGCCCGCGTTATCCTTAAAGACAGAGACGAGCCAGTCTACTTTTTTCGCTATCTCCTGAGTAGAGCCCTGTATGTACGTCTTGAAAAGGCTATCGATGGACTCCTTCCTGCCATCCTCATAATAGTCAATGTGGGCGTTGAATATCTTGTGCTTGCAGTGCTCGCTCCACGTCTGGGCCAGCGACTCCAGCTCCACGTCCGTCGGCTTATCGCCCAGCCCGACCTTCCTCCGCTCCTCAAGAACCCTGGCCTCCTTAAAGTAGTCCCTGATGCGCCTCATCTCTTCGAGCGATAGCGCCAGCGTGCCCTTCCGGCTTATCTCCACGAGCTCCCTGTCGCTCACGTCTAAATTAATCTCTCTAACCTGCGGCTTATGGGCATCCCTGACAAGCGGGACGTAAGGCTCAATCCTGCCATCCCACCCGCTGCCCTCTATTATGCTGAAGCGCTCGATGAGCTCGTTGCCGAGAAGCTCCTTGCTTATCCTCTCGATCTGGGGCCTTGACAGCTTTCCTTTTATGAGGTATTGCATGGAGGTGTGGACCGACTCGTCGGGCTTCAGCTTCCTGCCCAGCCTATCCTCGATGGCCTCTTTTCCCGTCTTGCCCTCGTTATCCGTGACTCCTGGCCTGAACCCTACCTCTACCATCCAGTCGAAACCCTTTGCCAGCGGCCTGTCCAGCGAGTACTCCTGTACTATTGAGTCAGAAAACGGCCCGGACGCCACGGCCTTCTTCTCATCGTCCGTAAGCTCAGCATTGACGGTATAGACCTTTATGGTCTGCACGCTATCTGCGCTTAAGCCCAGGTGGCTCTTGATGGAAGCTTTGACGCTTTCCCCGGCGGCGTCCCTGTACCCTGGCTTTAGTGCGACCTCGATCCTGAATGGCATGATATCCCAAGCTAAACAATCGGCTGTCTTGCTAATAAGCTTATCCACGGCCTAATCTCATCAACGTTGAGTACGCGTTTCATGGGATAAATACCTTTATGAGCATATCAAAAGCCAAACGTCTTGCGGACAATTTTCAGTGCGCAATAATCGCCGCACATGGTGCAGGCTTCCTTATCCTCTGGCATGCGACTGGCCCTCACTTCTCTGGCGAGGCCAGGGTTTAGCGCCAAGCTGTACATCTTTTGCCAATCGAGGTTTTTCCTGGCATGCCCCATCTCCAGGTCACGCTCCCTTTTCCCGTATTTTATCATGTCGCCTACATGGGCCGCCAATCTCGCGGACATGACGCCAATCCTGACGTCCTCTGCGTTAGGGAGGGCCAGGTGCTCTGCGGGCGTGACATAACAAATAAAGTCTGCGCCATAGGCCGATGATAACGATGCGCCTATGGCTGCAACAATGTTATCATAGCCAGGCGCTATATCCGTGACCAGCGGGCCAAGCATGTAGAACGGCTTTTCGTTTGATAGCCGCTTCATCAAAACGACGTTTGCCTCTATCTCGTCCAGGGGAATATGGCCCGGCCCTTCTACTATGGTCTGGACTCCAAAGTTAAACGCCTGATCGGCGAGCTCAGAATTAATGATCAGCTCCTGTATCTGGGCCCTATCCGTAGAATCGTGTACTGCGCCGGCCCTCATGCCATTGCCCAGGGACAGCGTGACTTCATGCCTTTTTAAAATCTCCAGCAAGTAATCGAACTCGCTGTACAGCGGATTTTCCTTGTCGTTATGTATCATCCAGGCAGTCATAAAAGCGCCGCCCCGGCTGCATAGCCCGCCATGCCTGCCCTGTTTTTTTAGGCGTTCCACCGTTATCCGGTTTATGCCCGTGTGGATGGCCATGAAACTCGTGCCGAGCCTCGCCTGCTCTTCGGTGATGCGAAACAGGTCATCCTCTTTCATGTGCACCACTGCACCGTACTTTCTTGCAGCCTCGATGAATGCCTGGTAAAGTGGGACGCTGCCTACTGGTAAGGAAGTGGCCTCGCATACTCGCTTACGGATGTCAAGAAAATCGCCTCCGGTCGAAAGCTCCATGAGCGTGTCAGCGCCAGAGTCTTCCGCGGCCCTGGCCTTCTCTACCTCGCCATCGACGTCTACGATGTCCGATGACGTCCCGATGGAGGCGTTAACCTTTGTCCTTAAGCCCTTGCCTATCCCAACGGCACGCGCTTTACGATAGGGGCTTATTGGGATGACTATATGCCCCCCGGCAACGCCACGCCTGATAAAATCCGGGGTTACGCCCTCATCTTTTGCTACGGTTTTCATATCTTCCGTTATGATGCCTTTTTTTTTGCTTCATCAAGTAAACTCATGATAATACTGGCCTCTGATAAGTGCTTGATACATATACTCATATATAAAATTAACTTGCATTAAATCAAAATAAGTTGTTTTACTATAATGGGTCATGGGTCAAGAAGGCCCGCAGAGCCGTGGGAGCATTCACTATATTTCGCTTTGCATGGCGGGACAAAAGTTGCACAGGGCAAACGGAACGTCTTTCTCCTTTTCCCTTATCGGGCAATAGTAATTATCGCCCCTTCGCTCCACGATGAAGCCGCCCGGGAAGGGCATCCCAACAGGATGCCCTGGCTCCTCAAGCACGAACATGGTGAAGCAGGATACGAGGTAATAATACCAGCCATATTGGCCCCTATCCCGGTTCTCGCTCTCCTCCATGGCCATCAGGCAATATTCCTCGAATGCTTTCTCATCCTTGATGCGCCCGTCCATCGCCTTTAGCGTGCCATCGCCATGCATGCGCATGAGCCTAAAATAGCTGCCGAATAGCTGCTCGGTAAAATAGGGGCGTACTTTTTCCCGATAAGGCGAAGGGACCTTATTGGCCTCGGCCTCCACGAAGGCGCTAATCCTTTGAAGGTCGAACACGCTAAGGCGGCC from Methanocella conradii HZ254 harbors:
- a CDS encoding replication factor C small subunit; this encodes MVMDDVWTEKYRPKTLDDVIGQEQIVRRLKSYVKSGNLPHLLFSGPPGVGKTACAVALAKDMFGDAWQNNFIELNASDERGIEVVRNNIKNFARTSPLGEARFKVIFLDEADALTADAQSALRRTMERYTATCRFIISCNYSSKIIEPIQSRCAIYRFGLLGPKDVETMVRRIEKGEHIKVSPDGLEALIYVARGDMRRAINALQSASTVTKHVTADVVFETMSIARPKEIEDMLKLALNGQFMDARNKLDDLLIKYGLSGNDVVDQIYSAMFALGLDEGVLVDLVDRIGEADFRLTEGANERIQVEALLAHFKMHGEAMKK
- a CDS encoding DUF2240 family protein, coding for MRQALPSIMEEKVDVDGLKNAIAHVFKGRGKSRLSRTEFTFALAYELKWLTPDESREAIDIALREGLLKEEGGKLVPTFNVKEAQVPRDFRLKLTCRSLFDRTIDLLISAGMSREAALEMAAKKREQYGGLVTPEVAALAIAKEKKLSVEAYIDEAYAQLINNK
- a CDS encoding SPFH domain-containing protein yields the protein MLLQVGIGFEVLFVLITLFVIGAVILILVSGIRIIQPYQQGLWILLGQYRGRLNPGFNWVFPLVSNVIKMDLRTQVLDIPKQEVITKDNSPTNVDAIVYIKVVDPEKAYFEVTNYRIATIALAQTTLRSVIGDMELDEILYNRDLINGKLRDILDKATDAWGVRVEAVEIREVDPVGPVKAAMEEQTSAERRRRAAILLADGNKRSAILEAEGAKQAMILKAEGTRQSRILEAEGARVSSILQAQGQAQALRLISLGAVPLDKKALTVLSLDTLAKMSSGQATKIIFPFEISKLIEQSAKYLGASEEKVPEVGAATDVERIVGKPEDVLGKIPNPDELRAEVADIEKQLKKDLEDTAKTTKDLKKMPGEDKPSDVLENAKK
- a CDS encoding NfeD family protein, encoding MEMGWVLLLVGALFLLIEVVLPGFFAVVPGTILVIIGGLMILIPDLLSYPWSPFLFAIITIVVSIATIAFYRRLAPGQKPLTTSMDSLAGKVGEVVNDIVPDTIDGKVKIDSQVWSATSDESIRKGEKVAVVRVSGVHLFVKRVS
- a CDS encoding CRISPR-associated protein Cas4, which gives rise to MHKYVNKYVRASDIASYYLCPRLVYFKRKSVSPVSDAEVRASIFKSISYALPLVMPSNMPESCLDEAIRRSGSDALAIYGEPFGRAIEAACREAMDRMPDILRGLARERQLLGDYALIRLLSPASAALSIYSDRLRLSGTIDKVVNIEGRLMPVIISASTPPESGIYSSDRVRLAAYAMLISERYGVDCGQGAVEYVTGWCLRRAEVRYEDKRRALYARNRVLEMDEGRMPEAIKGKWCARCGHHESCSVKASLLDSIFKKA
- a CDS encoding heavy metal-binding domain-containing protein, which gives rise to MVDDIVVVSTPYVSGYKISRTLGFTWGLVVRSRGLGGNIVASLRTIFGGEIHEYSDLLNQSRQQALERMKEHARAMGANAVISVGFDSSELGQSMTEVLAYGTAVVIEKESAAPSPVRLS
- a CDS encoding phosphoribosylformylglycinamidine synthase subunit PurQ, with protein sequence MGVRSLVLTGYGINCEMETAYASELAGAEATIAHINDVIDGKYDLEDYHILNFPGGFSYGDDLGSGKAFANKLLYARTPSGPMIEQILRFIEDGKLIIGICNGFQILVKMGLLPGFDGNYKEQTCTVFYNDKGFRDAWVYLKLNPASKCVFTRGIERMYLPIRHGEGKFIPGDKSVLDRLWRNGHVVMQYADEGYRPTMEFPMNPNGSVDAIAGICDETGRVFGLMPHPEAFNHITNHPHYARLCQEHRRKGEPLPEEGDGIRIWRNAVEYAREKLV
- the purL gene encoding phosphoribosylformylglycinamidine synthase subunit PurL; translated protein: MPFRIEVALKPGYRDAAGESVKASIKSHLGLSADSVQTIKVYTVNAELTDDEKKAVASGPFSDSIVQEYSLDRPLAKGFDWMVEVGFRPGVTDNEGKTGKEAIEDRLGRKLKPDESVHTSMQYLIKGKLSRPQIERISKELLGNELIERFSIIEGSGWDGRIEPYVPLVRDAHKPQVREINLDVSDRELVEISRKGTLALSLEEMRRIRDYFKEARVLEERRKVGLGDKPTDVELESLAQTWSEHCKHKIFNAHIDYYEDGRKESIDSLFKTYIQGSTQEIAKKVDWLVSVFKDNAGIIRFTEDYNVAFKVETHNSPSALDPYGGAITGIVGVDRDPAGTGMGSKIIAHTNVLCFASPYYKGRLPPRIFHPRRIMEGVVRGIKDGGNKNGIPTINGAILFDDRYGGKPLVYCGSIGLMPAMINGRPSHEKKADDGDLIVMVGGRIGKDGIHGATFSSEELHEGSPATAVQIGDPITQKKMLDMLLEARDMGLYKCITDNGAGGLSSSVGEMAESAGGCELHLEKAPLKYHGLDPWEILLSEAQERMTLAVPPDKLDDFMSLCRRRGVEATVLGKFTNSGRFHVLYDGRTVAYLDMDFLHHGLPRMSLTAKWSAPKHDEPKLPEEGLTGYLMSLLSDLNIASKEWVIRQYDHEVQGGSVVKPLVGKDNDGPSDAGVIRPILDRMEGLAVANGINPFYGDIDTYHMTANSIDEAIRNLIAVGASLDRIALLDNFCWCDPVYDPEKTPDGHYKLAQLVRANKALYDYTIAYGTPCISGKDSMKNDYKLKGEDGKEYKISIPPTILFSAIGVIPDVRKCVTMDAKAPGDIVFVVGKTKDELGGSRFYALLGAIGNSVPKVDAITNKKTYQALSKAIDAGLVASCHDCSDGGLAVALAETAFAGGLGMDIDLLRVPAERLNKDAQVLFSESAGRFVVTVAPENEKAFRQAMDGVECESIGTVRPDDRFLVRGLKGSRVIDTIIGALKESWQYPLRW
- a CDS encoding DUF2115 domain-containing protein, whose protein sequence is MATRGRAGEVFSMLRPLKRKSELGEALAIELGRLSVFDLQRISAFVEAEANKVPSPYREKVRPYFTEQLFGSYFRLMRMHGDGTLKAMDGRIKDEKAFEEYCLMAMEESENRDRGQYGWYYYLVSCFTMFVLEEPGHPVGMPFPGGFIVERRGDNYYCPIREKEKDVPFALCNFCPAMQSEI